The Gordonibacter urolithinfaciens genome contains a region encoding:
- the cas8c gene encoding type I-C CRISPR-associated protein Cas8c/Csd1 — translation MILQELNRYYERLLADPERDVPARHWSVEKAAWELKLSRDGRLLGAYQLTAGTGKELRRFVSLRVPEHTTRSGTGMLPFFLCDNAAYLLGYDEKRGPDKLASAHALHEAVLGECDDEGAQAVLRFFEREDRDADLDEGVRSELAEGGGFAVFRLDGDRGRLHERPAVAAAWASYCDGQAAGEVVGQCAVTGEEGPLARLFPQVTGVPGAQSAGASLVSFNLQSFESYGKSQAYNASVSEAAAFNAGSALRQLCADREHRVRIGETTVVFWADRPAPAEDLVMLGILDPDELDRAEDQNAVQEVRAALESMERGLPLAGVDTETRYFVLGLAPNAARLAVRFFETSTLGRMAENFGAYLRDVSMADVRARSLRTLLLQTAPMGSADQLPSTLVNGCIEAMLTGRAFPQALYYAVLSRMRSDHARRNSWDMGQRAALLKACLVRRARLGAENSNGEDGAARADEERSLDVDLDKKRANRGYVLGRLFAVMEHAQRSALGEVNATIRDRYIGAASTTPARVFPHLLHNTQNHLSKLRKFNPGLCVKFEKANDEIMAMLDGPALFPKTLDAEDQGEFFVGYHQQRVDLWKKHDDEADAAADAEDADDETETN, via the coding sequence ATGATCCTGCAAGAGCTCAACAGGTATTACGAGCGCCTTTTGGCCGATCCCGAGCGCGACGTTCCCGCCCGTCATTGGAGCGTGGAGAAGGCGGCGTGGGAGCTCAAGCTCTCCCGCGATGGCAGGCTGCTGGGCGCGTATCAACTCACGGCGGGCACGGGCAAGGAGCTGCGGAGGTTCGTCTCGCTGCGCGTGCCCGAGCATACGACGCGCAGCGGAACCGGCATGCTGCCGTTCTTCCTGTGCGACAATGCAGCCTACCTGCTCGGCTACGACGAGAAGCGCGGTCCCGATAAGCTGGCGAGCGCGCATGCGCTGCACGAGGCCGTGCTGGGCGAGTGCGACGACGAGGGTGCGCAAGCCGTCCTGCGCTTCTTCGAGCGCGAGGATCGCGACGCCGACCTCGATGAGGGTGTGCGCTCGGAGCTGGCCGAAGGCGGCGGCTTCGCGGTGTTCCGGCTGGACGGAGACCGGGGGCGATTGCACGAGCGGCCCGCGGTGGCTGCCGCATGGGCTTCCTATTGCGATGGCCAAGCGGCAGGCGAGGTGGTTGGCCAATGCGCCGTCACGGGCGAAGAGGGCCCGCTCGCTCGCTTGTTTCCTCAGGTGACCGGCGTTCCCGGAGCGCAGTCGGCCGGAGCGTCGCTCGTATCGTTCAACCTGCAGTCGTTCGAGTCGTATGGCAAGTCGCAGGCTTACAACGCGTCGGTTTCGGAGGCGGCGGCTTTCAACGCGGGCTCCGCGCTACGGCAGCTCTGCGCCGATCGCGAGCATCGGGTGCGCATCGGAGAGACGACGGTGGTGTTCTGGGCCGATCGTCCGGCTCCGGCGGAGGACCTGGTCATGCTGGGGATACTCGACCCCGACGAGCTCGACAGGGCCGAGGACCAGAACGCCGTGCAGGAAGTGCGCGCGGCGCTCGAGAGCATGGAGCGCGGTCTTCCCCTGGCCGGCGTCGACACCGAGACGCGCTACTTCGTGCTCGGCCTCGCGCCGAATGCGGCGCGCTTGGCCGTGAGGTTCTTCGAGACGAGCACGCTCGGGCGCATGGCCGAGAACTTCGGAGCGTACCTTCGCGACGTGAGCATGGCCGACGTGCGCGCCCGCTCGCTTCGCACGCTGCTGCTGCAGACCGCGCCCATGGGGTCGGCCGACCAGCTGCCTTCGACGCTGGTGAACGGCTGCATAGAGGCCATGCTCACTGGCCGTGCGTTTCCACAGGCCCTCTACTACGCGGTGCTTTCACGGATGCGCTCCGACCATGCGCGGCGCAACTCGTGGGACATGGGCCAACGCGCGGCGCTGCTCAAGGCGTGCCTTGTGCGCAGAGCGCGGCTCGGCGCTGAAAACTCGAATGGAGAGGACGGCGCCGCACGCGCCGATGAGGAAAGGAGTCTGGACGTGGATCTGGACAAGAAAAGGGCGAACCGCGGCTACGTGCTGGGAAGGCTGTTCGCCGTCATGGAGCACGCGCAGCGAAGCGCGCTCGGCGAGGTGAACGCGACCATCCGCGACCGCTACATCGGGGCCGCCTCCACGACGCCGGCACGCGTGTTCCCGCACCTGCTGCACAACACGCAGAACCATCTGTCTAAGCTTCGCAAGTTCAACCCGGGGCTTTGCGTGAAGTTCGAGAAGGCGAACGACGAGATCATGGCGATGCTCGACGGACCGGCCCTGTTCCCCAAGACGCTCGACGCGGAAGACCAGGGCGAGTTCTTCGTGGGGTACCACCAGCAGCGCGTCGACCTGTGGAAGAAGCACGACGACGAGGCCGATGCGGCAGCGGATGCCGAAGACGCTGACGACGAGACCGAAACCAACTAG
- the cas5c gene encoding type I-C CRISPR-associated protein Cas5c, producing MGYGIKVLARGPRACFTRPEMKAERVSYDVITPSAARGLIEAVYWKPAIRWHIDRIEVLNEIRFDTFRRNELGGKLSYRNAKAAMERGEEVWTAANDDRQQRATMYLKDVAYLIDAHFTLTEQAGEDDTVEKHYNIALRRLRKGQCFNQPYFGCREFPADVSIMEEPGDRPKSFYAGSGGQDLGFMLFDIDFDHDMEPQFFRASMRDGVIDVARAREAVVR from the coding sequence ATGGGGTATGGCATCAAAGTGCTCGCGCGAGGCCCTCGGGCGTGTTTCACGAGACCTGAGATGAAGGCCGAGCGCGTCAGCTACGACGTCATCACGCCGTCGGCGGCGCGCGGGCTCATCGAGGCCGTGTACTGGAAGCCGGCCATCCGGTGGCACATCGATCGCATCGAGGTGCTCAACGAGATCCGCTTCGACACGTTCAGGCGCAACGAGCTGGGCGGCAAGTTGAGCTACCGCAACGCCAAGGCCGCCATGGAGCGCGGCGAGGAGGTATGGACGGCGGCCAACGACGACCGCCAGCAGCGCGCGACCATGTATTTGAAGGACGTCGCGTACCTGATCGACGCGCATTTCACGCTGACGGAGCAGGCGGGGGAGGACGACACGGTGGAGAAGCACTACAACATCGCCCTGCGCCGCCTGCGCAAGGGGCAGTGCTTCAACCAGCCCTACTTCGGCTGCCGCGAGTTTCCTGCGGACGTATCGATCATGGAGGAGCCTGGCGATAGGCCCAAGTCGTTCTACGCCGGTTCCGGCGGGCAGGATCTGGGGTTCATGCTCTTCGACATCGACTTCGACCACGACATGGAGCCGCAGTTCTTCCGCGCCTCGATGCGCGACGGCGTGATCGACGTCGCCCGCGCGCGCGAGGCGGTGGTCAGATGA